One window from the genome of Hemitrygon akajei chromosome 4, sHemAka1.3, whole genome shotgun sequence encodes:
- the g3bp2a gene encoding ras GTPase-activating protein-binding protein 2 isoform X1, translating into MVMEKPSPLLVGREFVRQYYTLLNKAPDFLHRFYGRTSSYVHGGLDGSGKPTEAVYGQAEIHKKVMSLQFSDCHTKIRHVDAHATLGDGVVVQVMGELSNNGQPMRKFMQTFVLAPEGSVPNKFYVHNDIFRYQDEVFDSDAELEEESEEEVEEEPEEPQLSPEPVQENTNSTYYEAHAVSNGVEEPLEEAAAEPEPEPESKTEEVKPEPELVEKTTEELEEKAPSPTPVEPTSQPQEPPKAFSWASVTSKNLPPSGTVASSGIPAHVVKAPASQTRGEAKSETQSQPPRPRDQRPRDRMGFVPRGPRTGRGDLDTNEVENRRIIRYPDSHQLFVGNLPHDIDENELKDFFMGFGNVVELRINTKSSGGKLPNFGFVVFDDPDPVQRILSAKPIMFRGEVRLNVEEKKTRAFREGERRGGEDRRDTRRSDRGSGRGMIGSGMMRDRDPRGPPPRGGMALKSGPGAGRGGLSGEGRFAGPRR; encoded by the exons GTTTTATGGTAGGACCTCCTCTTATGTTCATGGTGGCTTGGATGGCAGTGGAAAACCCACAGAAGCAGTTTATGGCCAGGCT GAGATCCACAAGAAGGTTATGTCCCTTCAGTTCAGTGACTGCCATACCAAGATTCGCCATGTGGATGCACATGCCACCCTTGGTGATGGTGTGGTTGTGCAGGTGATGGGGGAGCTGTCAAACAATGGTCAACCAATGAGGAAATTCATGCAGACATTTGTCCTGGCACCAGAG GGTTCTGTTCCAAACAAGTTCTATGTCCACAATGATATATTTCGCTACCAAGATGAAGTGTTTGATTCTGATGCAGAACTGGAAGAAG AATCTGAAGAGGAGGTTGAGGAGGAACCGGAAGAACCACAACTTTCTCCCGAGCCCGTGCAAGAAAACACAAACAGTACCTATTATGAGGCTCATGCTGTCAG TAATGGTGTGGAGGAACCATTGGAGGAGGCAGCGGCTGAGCCTGAGCCTGAGCCGGAGTCCAAAACTGAGGAGGTAAAGCCTGAACCTGAGCTGGTGGAGAAGACTACGGAAGAGTTGGAGGAGAAGGCTCCATCACCTACTCCAGTGGAACCTACTTCTCAACCTCAAGAGCCTCCCAAG GCTTTCTCCTGGGCCTCAGTGACAAGTAAAAATCTGCCTCCTAGTGGTAcagttgcttcctctggaattcCTGCCCATGTTGTTAAAGCGCCAGCCTCACAG ACACGAGGTGAAGCAAAGAGCGAGACCCAGTCTCAGCCACCCCGGCCGAGAGACCAGCGTCCTCGAGATCGGATGGGCTTTGTGCCCCGTGGACCCAGAACAG GTCGAGGAGATCTAGATACAAATGAGGTCGAGAATCGAAGAATCATTCGTTACCCAGATAGTCACCAGCTCTTTGTTGGCAACTTACCTCATGACATTGATGAAAATGAATTGAAAGATTTCTTCATGG GTTTTGGCAATGTAGTTGAGCTTCGTATCAATACAAAGAGCAGTGGAGGGAAGCTGCCCAACTTTGGGTTTGTGGTGTTTGATGATCCAGATCCTGTACAAAGAATCTTGAGTGCCAAG CCGATCATGTTCCGTGGTGAGGTCCGTCTGAACGTGGAGGAGAAGAAAACGAGAGCTTTCCGAGAGGGAGAGCGCCGAGGGGGTGAAGATCGTAGGGACACCCGTCGCAGCGACAGGGGCTCTGGACGAGGCATGATCGGCAGTGGGATGATGCGAGACCGCGATCCCCGGGGTCCCCCACCCAGAGGTGGTATGGCGCTGAAGTCGGGCCCTGGGGCTGGCAGAGGGGGCTTGTCTGGTGAAGGTCGTTTTGCTGGACCCCGTCGCTAA
- the g3bp2a gene encoding ras GTPase-activating protein-binding protein 2 isoform X2 yields the protein MVMEKPSPLLVGREFVRQYYTLLNKAPDFLHRFYGRTSSYVHGGLDGSGKPTEAVYGQAEIHKKVMSLQFSDCHTKIRHVDAHATLGDGVVVQVMGELSNNGQPMRKFMQTFVLAPEGSVPNKFYVHNDIFRYQDEVFDSDAELEEESEEEVEEEPEEPQLSPEPVQENTNSTYYEAHAVSNGVEEPLEEAAAEPEPEPESKTEEVKPEPELVEKTTEELEEKAPSPTPVEPTSQPQEPPKTRGEAKSETQSQPPRPRDQRPRDRMGFVPRGPRTGRGDLDTNEVENRRIIRYPDSHQLFVGNLPHDIDENELKDFFMGFGNVVELRINTKSSGGKLPNFGFVVFDDPDPVQRILSAKPIMFRGEVRLNVEEKKTRAFREGERRGGEDRRDTRRSDRGSGRGMIGSGMMRDRDPRGPPPRGGMALKSGPGAGRGGLSGEGRFAGPRR from the exons GTTTTATGGTAGGACCTCCTCTTATGTTCATGGTGGCTTGGATGGCAGTGGAAAACCCACAGAAGCAGTTTATGGCCAGGCT GAGATCCACAAGAAGGTTATGTCCCTTCAGTTCAGTGACTGCCATACCAAGATTCGCCATGTGGATGCACATGCCACCCTTGGTGATGGTGTGGTTGTGCAGGTGATGGGGGAGCTGTCAAACAATGGTCAACCAATGAGGAAATTCATGCAGACATTTGTCCTGGCACCAGAG GGTTCTGTTCCAAACAAGTTCTATGTCCACAATGATATATTTCGCTACCAAGATGAAGTGTTTGATTCTGATGCAGAACTGGAAGAAG AATCTGAAGAGGAGGTTGAGGAGGAACCGGAAGAACCACAACTTTCTCCCGAGCCCGTGCAAGAAAACACAAACAGTACCTATTATGAGGCTCATGCTGTCAG TAATGGTGTGGAGGAACCATTGGAGGAGGCAGCGGCTGAGCCTGAGCCTGAGCCGGAGTCCAAAACTGAGGAGGTAAAGCCTGAACCTGAGCTGGTGGAGAAGACTACGGAAGAGTTGGAGGAGAAGGCTCCATCACCTACTCCAGTGGAACCTACTTCTCAACCTCAAGAGCCTCCCAAG ACACGAGGTGAAGCAAAGAGCGAGACCCAGTCTCAGCCACCCCGGCCGAGAGACCAGCGTCCTCGAGATCGGATGGGCTTTGTGCCCCGTGGACCCAGAACAG GTCGAGGAGATCTAGATACAAATGAGGTCGAGAATCGAAGAATCATTCGTTACCCAGATAGTCACCAGCTCTTTGTTGGCAACTTACCTCATGACATTGATGAAAATGAATTGAAAGATTTCTTCATGG GTTTTGGCAATGTAGTTGAGCTTCGTATCAATACAAAGAGCAGTGGAGGGAAGCTGCCCAACTTTGGGTTTGTGGTGTTTGATGATCCAGATCCTGTACAAAGAATCTTGAGTGCCAAG CCGATCATGTTCCGTGGTGAGGTCCGTCTGAACGTGGAGGAGAAGAAAACGAGAGCTTTCCGAGAGGGAGAGCGCCGAGGGGGTGAAGATCGTAGGGACACCCGTCGCAGCGACAGGGGCTCTGGACGAGGCATGATCGGCAGTGGGATGATGCGAGACCGCGATCCCCGGGGTCCCCCACCCAGAGGTGGTATGGCGCTGAAGTCGGGCCCTGGGGCTGGCAGAGGGGGCTTGTCTGGTGAAGGTCGTTTTGCTGGACCCCGTCGCTAA